One window of Nicotiana tomentosiformis chromosome 11, ASM39032v3, whole genome shotgun sequence genomic DNA carries:
- the LOC104111224 gene encoding phototropin-1 isoform X2, with translation MEQQQNKQSPPLIPPLPRDPRGSLEVFNPSTYSISRPKNPVFRSSQPSWKNNWAEPEPEPIKRSSSIPETEEESEPIVSNNNDIKEETIATSWMAIKDPIITPISTSQLSSPITQTAISPAAADENGAAAQRAAEWGLVLKTDDETGKLKGVKVRNSGDDPNGKAENSRRNSGNSVRSSGEFSDDGAGKERGFPRVSEDLRDALSTFQQTFVVSDATKPDYPILYASAGFFKMTGYTSKEVIGRNCRFMQGSDTDPEDVAKIREALQSGSTYCGRLLNYKKDGTPFWNLLTIAPIKDDAGKVLKFIGMQVEVSKHTEGAKDKMVRPNGLPESLIRYDARQKEMASNSVTELLQVMKKPRARALSESTNRPFLRKSEGGGTEQDRQDIIGISNKLNLQNKAPARRHSHAGTRTTTMQQMEKINEMPEKKSKKPSRLSFIGIKKKGRSSTTTTDDDFEARMTMDNDDDNDDDDESDNDGRPDSVDDKVRKKEMRKGIDLATTLERIEKNFVITDPRLPDNPIIFASDSFLELTEYSREEILGRNCRFLQGPETDPATVKKIRQAIDNQTDVTVQLINYTKTGKKFWNLFHLQPMRDQKGEVQYFIGVQLDGSQHVEPLHNSIPEDKATESAKLVKETAGNVDEAVRELPDANSKPEDLWRNHSKVVHAKPHRKDSPSWKAIQKVLDSGEPIGLKHFKPIKPLGSGDTGSVHLVELCGTGQYFAMKAMDKSIMLNRNKTKTHICLITDYYPGGELFLLLDRQPTKVLKEDAARFYAAEVVVALEYLHCQGIIYRDLKPENVLLQSGGHVSLTDFDLSCLTSCKPQLLLPEINEKKKHQKSQQNPIFMAEPMRASNSFVGTEEYIAPEIITGAGHTSAVDWWALGILLYEMLYGYTPFRGKTRQKTFSNILHKDLKFPGSIQVSLQGKQFMYRLLHRDPKNRLGSREGANEIKQHPFFRGVNWALVRCMNPPKLDAPHLGTEAEKEVKDINPEMEDLQTNVF, from the exons ATGGAACAACAGCAAAACAAGCAATCTCCTCCTCTTATTCCACCACTTCCAAGAGATCCAAGAGGCTCACTAGAAGTATTCAACCCATCAACTTACTCTATTTCCCGGCCAAAAAATCCAGTTTTCCGATCATCACAGCCCTCATGGAAAAATAATTGGGCCGAGCCCGAGCCCGAGCCCATTAAAAGAAGCAGCAGCATCCCTGAAACAGAAGAAGAATCAGAGCCTATAGTATCCAACAATAATGATATTAAAGAGGAAACTATTGCCACGTCATGGATGGCAATCAAAGACCCAATTATTACTCCAATTTCAACGTCGCAATTGTCTTCTCCGATTACTCAGACGGCTATTTCGCCGGCGGCAGCGGATGAAAATGGTGCTGCTGCTCAGAGAGCGGCGGAGTGGGGATTGGTGCTGAAAACTGATGATGAGACTGGGAAGTTAAAGGGAGTTAAAGTTCGAAATTCTGGAGATGATCCTAATGGTAAAGCTGAAAATTCTAGAAGGAACTCCGGTAACTCTGTTCGGAGTTCCGGCGAGTTTTCTGACGATGGAGCTG GTAAAGAGAGGGGTTTTCCAAGGGTTTCAGAGGATTTGAGAGATGCCTTGTCAACATTTCAACAAACATTTGTGGTGTCGGATGCAACAAAACCCGATTACCCGATTTTGTATGCAAGTGCTGGATTTTTCAAGATGACTGGTTATACATCAAAGGAGGTTATAGGCAGGAATTG TCGGTTCATGCAGGGTTCGGATACGGATCCTGAGGATGTGGCCAAGATCCGAGAAGCATTGCAATCGGGTTCCACTTACTGTGGAAGATTACTCAATTACAAAAAAGATGGGACCCCCTTTTGGAATCTCCTCACAATTGCACCTATCAAAGATGATGCTGGAAAAGTTCTCAAATTCATTGG AATGCAAGTGGAAGTAAGCAAACATACTGAGGGAGCCAAGGATAAGATGGTCCGACCAAATGGGCTTCCCGAATCATTGATACGTTACGACG CTCGTCAGAAGGAGATGGCTAGTAATTCAGTGACTGAGTTATTACAAGTAATGAAAAAACCAAGGGCAAGAGCCTTAAGTGAATCGACAAATCGACCTTTCTTGAGAAAATCAGAAGGAGGTGGAACCGAACAAGACCGACAGGATATTATTGGCATCAGTAATAAACTAAATTTACAGAACAAAGCTCCAGCAAGAAGACATTCTCATGCTGGTACCAGAACAACAACCATGCAGCAGATGGAGAAAATTAATGAAATGCCCGAAAAGAAGTCTAAAAAACCTAGTCGTCTCTCGTTCATCGg GATTAAAAAGAAAGGTCGTTCTAGTACTACAACTACTGATGATGATTTTGAGGCAAGGATGACTATGGATAACGACGACGACAACGACGACGATGATGAGAGCGATAACGATGGACGCCCCGATAGTGTTGATGATAAAGTGAGGAAGAAGGAAATGAGGAAAGGTATTGATTTAGCAACGACTCTTGAACGTATAGAGAAGAACTTTGTCATTACTGATCCAAGGCTGCCTGATAATCCCATT ATATTTGCATCGGACAGTTTCTTGGAGCTAACAGAGTATAGCCGTGAAGAAATCTTAGGAAGAAACTGCAG GTTTCTTCAAGGACCAGAAACTGATCCAGCTACTGTGAAGAAAATCAGACAAGCAATTGATAATCAAACTGATGTCACTGTTCAGCTCATTAACTACACTAAGACTG GCAAGAAGTTCTGGAATTTGTTCCACCTGCAGCCTATGCGTGATCAGAAG GGAGAGGTACAATACTTCATCGGAGTGCAACTAGACGGGAGTCAGCATGTAGAGCCACTTCACAACAGTATTCCCGAAGACAAGGCAACAGAGAGCGCAAAGCTG GTGAAAGAAACCGCTGGAAATGTTGATGAAGCAGTTCGAGAACTTCCAGATGCCAATTCG AAACCAGAGGATTTATGGAGAAATCATTCAAAAGTTGTTCACGCAAAGCCTCATAGGAAGGACAGCCCATCTTGGAAAGCAATACAAAAG GTTTTGGACAGTGGAGAACCGATAGGCTTGAAGCATTTCAAGCCAATCAAACCACTGGGATCTGGTGATACTGGCAG TGTGCATTTGGTGGAACTGTGCGGAACTGGCCAATATTTTGCTATGAAAGCAATGGATAAGAGCATAATGCTTAATCGAAACAAG ACCAAAACCCATATTTGTCTAATAACTGATTACTACCCTGGTGGAGAGCTGTTCCTGCTTCTAGACAGACAACCAACAAAGGTGTTGAAGGAAGATGCCGCAAG GTTCTATGCCGCTGAAGTAGTGGTGGCCTTGGAGTATCTTCACTGTCAAG GTATAATTTATAGGGATCTGAAGCCTGAAAACGTCTTGCTACAGAGCGGTGGGCATGTATCTTTGACGGATTTTGATCTTTCCTGTTTGACATCTTGCAAGCCACAG CTTTTACTTCCAGAAATCAACGAAAAGAAAAAGCATCAGAAAAGTCAACAGAATCCAATCTTCATGGCTGAACCTATGCGTGCATCAAATTCTTTTGTCGGAACTGAAGAATACATAGCTCCG GAAATTATAACTGGAGCAGGCCACACTAGCGCAGTGGATTGGTGGGCTCTTG GCATTCTTTTATACGAAATGCTGTATGGTTATACACCATTCAGGGGAAAGACAAGGCAAAAGACATTCTCAAATATACTACATAAGGATTTAAAATTCCCAGGAAGCATACAG GTTAGTCTCCAAGGAAAGCAGTTCATGTATAGATTGTTGCATAGAGATCCCAAAAACAGGTTAGGATCCCGTGAAGGAGCAAACGAAATCAAGCAGCATCCATTCTTCCGAGGCGTGAATTGGGCATTAGTTCGATGCATG AACCCTCCCAAACTAGATGCTCCTCATTTGGGAACTGAAGCTGAGAAAGAAGTAAAAGACATCAACCCTGAGATGGAGGATTTACAAACAAACGTTTTCTAA
- the LOC104111224 gene encoding phototropin-1 isoform X1, whose translation MEQQQNKQSPPLIPPLPRDPRGSLEVFNPSTYSISRPKNPVFRSSQPSWKNNWAEPEPEPIKRSSSIPETEEESEPIVSNNNDIKEETIATSWMAIKDPIITPISTSQLSSPITQTAISPAAADENGAAAQRAAEWGLVLKTDDETGKLKGVKVRNSGDDPNGKAENSRRNSGNSVRSSGEFSDDGAGKERGFPRVSEDLRDALSTFQQTFVVSDATKPDYPILYASAGFFKMTGYTSKEVIGRNCRFMQGSDTDPEDVAKIREALQSGSTYCGRLLNYKKDGTPFWNLLTIAPIKDDAGKVLKFIGMQVEVSKHTEGAKDKMVRPNGLPESLIRYDARQKEMASNSVTELLQVMKKPRARALSESTNRPFLRKSEGGGTEQDRQDIIGISNKLNLQNKAPARRHSHAGTRTTTMQQMEKINEMPEKKSKKPSRLSFIGIKKKGRSSTTTTDDDFEARMTMDNDDDNDDDDESDNDGRPDSVDDKVRKKEMRKGIDLATTLERIEKNFVITDPRLPDNPIIFASDSFLELTEYSREEILGRNCRFLQGPETDPATVKKIRQAIDNQTDVTVQLINYTKTGKKFWNLFHLQPMRDQKGEVQYFIGVQLDGSQHVEPLHNSIPEDKATESAKLVKETAGNVDEAVRELPDANSKPEDLWRNHSKVVHAKPHRKDSPSWKAIQKVLDSGEPIGLKHFKPIKPLGSGDTGSVHLVELCGTGQYFAMKAMDKSIMLNRNKVHRACAEREILDMLDHPFLPALYASFQTKTHICLITDYYPGGELFLLLDRQPTKVLKEDAARFYAAEVVVALEYLHCQGIIYRDLKPENVLLQSGGHVSLTDFDLSCLTSCKPQLLLPEINEKKKHQKSQQNPIFMAEPMRASNSFVGTEEYIAPEIITGAGHTSAVDWWALGILLYEMLYGYTPFRGKTRQKTFSNILHKDLKFPGSIQVSLQGKQFMYRLLHRDPKNRLGSREGANEIKQHPFFRGVNWALVRCMNPPKLDAPHLGTEAEKEVKDINPEMEDLQTNVF comes from the exons ATGGAACAACAGCAAAACAAGCAATCTCCTCCTCTTATTCCACCACTTCCAAGAGATCCAAGAGGCTCACTAGAAGTATTCAACCCATCAACTTACTCTATTTCCCGGCCAAAAAATCCAGTTTTCCGATCATCACAGCCCTCATGGAAAAATAATTGGGCCGAGCCCGAGCCCGAGCCCATTAAAAGAAGCAGCAGCATCCCTGAAACAGAAGAAGAATCAGAGCCTATAGTATCCAACAATAATGATATTAAAGAGGAAACTATTGCCACGTCATGGATGGCAATCAAAGACCCAATTATTACTCCAATTTCAACGTCGCAATTGTCTTCTCCGATTACTCAGACGGCTATTTCGCCGGCGGCAGCGGATGAAAATGGTGCTGCTGCTCAGAGAGCGGCGGAGTGGGGATTGGTGCTGAAAACTGATGATGAGACTGGGAAGTTAAAGGGAGTTAAAGTTCGAAATTCTGGAGATGATCCTAATGGTAAAGCTGAAAATTCTAGAAGGAACTCCGGTAACTCTGTTCGGAGTTCCGGCGAGTTTTCTGACGATGGAGCTG GTAAAGAGAGGGGTTTTCCAAGGGTTTCAGAGGATTTGAGAGATGCCTTGTCAACATTTCAACAAACATTTGTGGTGTCGGATGCAACAAAACCCGATTACCCGATTTTGTATGCAAGTGCTGGATTTTTCAAGATGACTGGTTATACATCAAAGGAGGTTATAGGCAGGAATTG TCGGTTCATGCAGGGTTCGGATACGGATCCTGAGGATGTGGCCAAGATCCGAGAAGCATTGCAATCGGGTTCCACTTACTGTGGAAGATTACTCAATTACAAAAAAGATGGGACCCCCTTTTGGAATCTCCTCACAATTGCACCTATCAAAGATGATGCTGGAAAAGTTCTCAAATTCATTGG AATGCAAGTGGAAGTAAGCAAACATACTGAGGGAGCCAAGGATAAGATGGTCCGACCAAATGGGCTTCCCGAATCATTGATACGTTACGACG CTCGTCAGAAGGAGATGGCTAGTAATTCAGTGACTGAGTTATTACAAGTAATGAAAAAACCAAGGGCAAGAGCCTTAAGTGAATCGACAAATCGACCTTTCTTGAGAAAATCAGAAGGAGGTGGAACCGAACAAGACCGACAGGATATTATTGGCATCAGTAATAAACTAAATTTACAGAACAAAGCTCCAGCAAGAAGACATTCTCATGCTGGTACCAGAACAACAACCATGCAGCAGATGGAGAAAATTAATGAAATGCCCGAAAAGAAGTCTAAAAAACCTAGTCGTCTCTCGTTCATCGg GATTAAAAAGAAAGGTCGTTCTAGTACTACAACTACTGATGATGATTTTGAGGCAAGGATGACTATGGATAACGACGACGACAACGACGACGATGATGAGAGCGATAACGATGGACGCCCCGATAGTGTTGATGATAAAGTGAGGAAGAAGGAAATGAGGAAAGGTATTGATTTAGCAACGACTCTTGAACGTATAGAGAAGAACTTTGTCATTACTGATCCAAGGCTGCCTGATAATCCCATT ATATTTGCATCGGACAGTTTCTTGGAGCTAACAGAGTATAGCCGTGAAGAAATCTTAGGAAGAAACTGCAG GTTTCTTCAAGGACCAGAAACTGATCCAGCTACTGTGAAGAAAATCAGACAAGCAATTGATAATCAAACTGATGTCACTGTTCAGCTCATTAACTACACTAAGACTG GCAAGAAGTTCTGGAATTTGTTCCACCTGCAGCCTATGCGTGATCAGAAG GGAGAGGTACAATACTTCATCGGAGTGCAACTAGACGGGAGTCAGCATGTAGAGCCACTTCACAACAGTATTCCCGAAGACAAGGCAACAGAGAGCGCAAAGCTG GTGAAAGAAACCGCTGGAAATGTTGATGAAGCAGTTCGAGAACTTCCAGATGCCAATTCG AAACCAGAGGATTTATGGAGAAATCATTCAAAAGTTGTTCACGCAAAGCCTCATAGGAAGGACAGCCCATCTTGGAAAGCAATACAAAAG GTTTTGGACAGTGGAGAACCGATAGGCTTGAAGCATTTCAAGCCAATCAAACCACTGGGATCTGGTGATACTGGCAG TGTGCATTTGGTGGAACTGTGCGGAACTGGCCAATATTTTGCTATGAAAGCAATGGATAAGAGCATAATGCTTAATCGAAACAAG GTGCATAGAGCTTGTGCAGAACGAGAAATTCTAGATATGCTGGATCACCCTTTTCTTCCCGCACTCTATGCGTCTTTTCAG ACCAAAACCCATATTTGTCTAATAACTGATTACTACCCTGGTGGAGAGCTGTTCCTGCTTCTAGACAGACAACCAACAAAGGTGTTGAAGGAAGATGCCGCAAG GTTCTATGCCGCTGAAGTAGTGGTGGCCTTGGAGTATCTTCACTGTCAAG GTATAATTTATAGGGATCTGAAGCCTGAAAACGTCTTGCTACAGAGCGGTGGGCATGTATCTTTGACGGATTTTGATCTTTCCTGTTTGACATCTTGCAAGCCACAG CTTTTACTTCCAGAAATCAACGAAAAGAAAAAGCATCAGAAAAGTCAACAGAATCCAATCTTCATGGCTGAACCTATGCGTGCATCAAATTCTTTTGTCGGAACTGAAGAATACATAGCTCCG GAAATTATAACTGGAGCAGGCCACACTAGCGCAGTGGATTGGTGGGCTCTTG GCATTCTTTTATACGAAATGCTGTATGGTTATACACCATTCAGGGGAAAGACAAGGCAAAAGACATTCTCAAATATACTACATAAGGATTTAAAATTCCCAGGAAGCATACAG GTTAGTCTCCAAGGAAAGCAGTTCATGTATAGATTGTTGCATAGAGATCCCAAAAACAGGTTAGGATCCCGTGAAGGAGCAAACGAAATCAAGCAGCATCCATTCTTCCGAGGCGTGAATTGGGCATTAGTTCGATGCATG AACCCTCCCAAACTAGATGCTCCTCATTTGGGAACTGAAGCTGAGAAAGAAGTAAAAGACATCAACCCTGAGATGGAGGATTTACAAACAAACGTTTTCTAA